The following are encoded together in the Zingiber officinale cultivar Zhangliang chromosome 8A, Zo_v1.1, whole genome shotgun sequence genome:
- the LOC122009658 gene encoding uncharacterized protein LOC122009658 isoform X6, whose product MRIHELAEFLMKMQGESAGSALEVAAQAIIDSVKEVNPLKVFRKKKGLLLDSYRTLLTDGNTVHPPLGVHTVFVASSFGICLGFKDGIEKASEYFAGYILEQSISIESVFVLIFKYFKVPVKCQRFELVNVLLAWILLFFIIQGITGRIYRM is encoded by the exons ATGCGGATCCACGAACTGGCCGAGTTTCTAATGAAGATGCAAGGGGAGTCTGCTGGCTCCGCCCTGGAGGTGGCAGCGCAGGCCATCATCGACAGCGTCAAGGAAGTGAACCCCTTGAAGGTGTTCCGAAAGAAGAAAGGCCTCTTGCTAGACTCCTACAGAACTCTCTTAACCGATGGCAACACTGTTCATCCTCCGCTTGGAGTACACACA GTATTTGTTGCTTCCTCTTTTGGAATTTGCTTGGGTTTTAAGGATGGCATTGAAAAGGCATCTGAATATTTTGCAGG CTATATTCTGGAACAGAGTATTTCCATCGAATCTgtctttgttttaattttcaaatatttcaaaGTTCCTGTGAAATGTCAG AGATTTGAGTTAGTTAACGTTCTACTGGCCTGGATCCTTCTATTTTTCATCATACAAG GAATTACTGGTCGGATATATCGCATGTGA
- the LOC122009658 gene encoding thylakoid membrane protein TERC, chloroplastic-like isoform X3, with translation MRIHELAEFLMKMQGESAGSALEVAAQAIIDSVKEVNPLKVFRKKKGLLLDSYRTLLTDGNTVHPPLGVHTVFVASSFGICLGFKDGIEKASEYFAGYILEQSISIESVFVLIFKYFKVPVKCQSRLLSYGIAGAIIFPAIIILLGTATIQRFELVNVLLAWILLFFIIQGR, from the exons ATGCGGATCCACGAACTGGCCGAGTTTCTAATGAAGATGCAAGGGGAGTCTGCTGGCTCCGCCCTGGAGGTGGCAGCGCAGGCCATCATCGACAGCGTCAAGGAAGTGAACCCCTTGAAGGTGTTCCGAAAGAAGAAAGGCCTCTTGCTAGACTCCTACAGAACTCTCTTAACCGATGGCAACACTGTTCATCCTCCGCTTGGAGTACACACA GTATTTGTTGCTTCCTCTTTTGGAATTTGCTTGGGTTTTAAGGATGGCATTGAAAAGGCATCTGAATATTTTGCAGG CTATATTCTGGAACAGAGTATTTCCATCGAATCTgtctttgttttaattttcaaatatttcaaaGTTCCTGTGAAATGTCAG AGTCGATTGCTTTCATATGGTATTGCTGGTGCAATCATTTTCCCTGCAATAATAATACTACTTGGGACTGCAACAATTCAG AGATTTGAGTTAGTTAACGTTCTACTGGCCTGGATCCTTCTATTTTTCATCATACAAG GTCGGTGA
- the LOC122009658 gene encoding uncharacterized protein LOC122009658 isoform X5: MRIHELAEFLMKMQGESAGSALEVAAQAIIDSVKEVNPLKVFRKKKGLLLDSYRTLLTDGNTVHPPLGVHTVFVASSFGICLGFKDGIEKASEYFAGYILEQSISIESVFVLIFKYFKVPVKCQSRLLSYGIAGAIIFPAIIILLGTATIQVGDTDVLVFWR, from the exons ATGCGGATCCACGAACTGGCCGAGTTTCTAATGAAGATGCAAGGGGAGTCTGCTGGCTCCGCCCTGGAGGTGGCAGCGCAGGCCATCATCGACAGCGTCAAGGAAGTGAACCCCTTGAAGGTGTTCCGAAAGAAGAAAGGCCTCTTGCTAGACTCCTACAGAACTCTCTTAACCGATGGCAACACTGTTCATCCTCCGCTTGGAGTACACACA GTATTTGTTGCTTCCTCTTTTGGAATTTGCTTGGGTTTTAAGGATGGCATTGAAAAGGCATCTGAATATTTTGCAGG CTATATTCTGGAACAGAGTATTTCCATCGAATCTgtctttgttttaattttcaaatatttcaaaGTTCCTGTGAAATGTCAG AGTCGATTGCTTTCATATGGTATTGCTGGTGCAATCATTTTCCCTGCAATAATAATACTACTTGGGACTGCAACAATTCAG GTCGGTGATACTGATGTTCTGGTCTTCTGGAGATAA
- the LOC122009658 gene encoding uncharacterized protein LOC122009658 isoform X4, with product MRIHELAEFLMKMQGESAGSALEVAAQAIIDSVKEVNPLKVFRKKKGLLLDSYRTLLTDGNTVHPPLGVHTVFVASSFGICLGFKDGIEKASEYFAGSVILMFWSSGDKNGTKFSRSTLVKQIWWCNVIQFVLENMWKHKSVSSEVKRQMIRILVQLMKLSKRRIRNDEE from the exons ATGCGGATCCACGAACTGGCCGAGTTTCTAATGAAGATGCAAGGGGAGTCTGCTGGCTCCGCCCTGGAGGTGGCAGCGCAGGCCATCATCGACAGCGTCAAGGAAGTGAACCCCTTGAAGGTGTTCCGAAAGAAGAAAGGCCTCTTGCTAGACTCCTACAGAACTCTCTTAACCGATGGCAACACTGTTCATCCTCCGCTTGGAGTACACACA GTATTTGTTGCTTCCTCTTTTGGAATTTGCTTGGGTTTTAAGGATGGCATTGAAAAGGCATCTGAATATTTTGCAGG GTCGGTGATACTGATGTTCTGGTCTTCTGGAGATAAAAATGGGACAAAATTTTCTAGAAGCACACTTGTAAAACAAATCTGGTGGTGCAATGTCATCCAATTTGTACTAGAAAATATGTGGAAGCACAAGAGTGTATCTAGTGAAGTTAAGAGGCAAATGATCAGAATTTTAGTCCAACTAATGAAATTATCAAAAAGGAGAATCAGGAATGATGAAGAGTAG
- the LOC122009658 gene encoding thylakoid membrane protein TERC, chloroplastic-like isoform X2, which translates to MRIHELAEFLMKMQGESAGSALEVAAQAIIDSVKEVNPLKVFRKKKGLLLDSYRTLLTDGNTVHPPLGVHTVFVASSFGICLGFKDGIEKASEYFAGYILEQSISIESVFVLIFKYFKVPVKCQSRLLSYGIAGAIIFPAIIILLGTATIQRFELVNVLLAWILLFFIIQGITGRIYRM; encoded by the exons ATGCGGATCCACGAACTGGCCGAGTTTCTAATGAAGATGCAAGGGGAGTCTGCTGGCTCCGCCCTGGAGGTGGCAGCGCAGGCCATCATCGACAGCGTCAAGGAAGTGAACCCCTTGAAGGTGTTCCGAAAGAAGAAAGGCCTCTTGCTAGACTCCTACAGAACTCTCTTAACCGATGGCAACACTGTTCATCCTCCGCTTGGAGTACACACA GTATTTGTTGCTTCCTCTTTTGGAATTTGCTTGGGTTTTAAGGATGGCATTGAAAAGGCATCTGAATATTTTGCAGG CTATATTCTGGAACAGAGTATTTCCATCGAATCTgtctttgttttaattttcaaatatttcaaaGTTCCTGTGAAATGTCAG AGTCGATTGCTTTCATATGGTATTGCTGGTGCAATCATTTTCCCTGCAATAATAATACTACTTGGGACTGCAACAATTCAG AGATTTGAGTTAGTTAACGTTCTACTGGCCTGGATCCTTCTATTTTTCATCATACAAG GAATTACTGGTCGGATATATCGCATGTGA
- the LOC122009658 gene encoding uncharacterized protein LOC122009658 isoform X7, with product MRIHELAEFLMKMQGESAGSALEVAAQAIIDSVKEVNPLKVFRKKKGLLLDSYRTLLTDGNTVHPPLGVHTVFVASSFGICLGFKDGIEKASEYFAGYILEQSISIESVFVLIFKYFKVPVKCQRFELVNVLLAWILLFFIIQGR from the exons ATGCGGATCCACGAACTGGCCGAGTTTCTAATGAAGATGCAAGGGGAGTCTGCTGGCTCCGCCCTGGAGGTGGCAGCGCAGGCCATCATCGACAGCGTCAAGGAAGTGAACCCCTTGAAGGTGTTCCGAAAGAAGAAAGGCCTCTTGCTAGACTCCTACAGAACTCTCTTAACCGATGGCAACACTGTTCATCCTCCGCTTGGAGTACACACA GTATTTGTTGCTTCCTCTTTTGGAATTTGCTTGGGTTTTAAGGATGGCATTGAAAAGGCATCTGAATATTTTGCAGG CTATATTCTGGAACAGAGTATTTCCATCGAATCTgtctttgttttaattttcaaatatttcaaaGTTCCTGTGAAATGTCAG AGATTTGAGTTAGTTAACGTTCTACTGGCCTGGATCCTTCTATTTTTCATCATACAAG GTCGGTGA
- the LOC122009658 gene encoding thylakoid membrane protein TERC, chloroplastic-like isoform X1, with the protein MRIHELAEFLMKMQGESAGSALEVAAQAIIDSVKEVNPLKVFRKKKGLLLDSYRTLLTDGNTVHPPLGVHTVFVASSFGICLGFKDGIEKASEYFAGYILEQSISIESVFVLIFKYFKVPVKCQSRLLSYGIAGAIIFPAIIILLGTATIQVIKLSNCLPTASVFLHLNFLFLTVHCQCSEI; encoded by the exons ATGCGGATCCACGAACTGGCCGAGTTTCTAATGAAGATGCAAGGGGAGTCTGCTGGCTCCGCCCTGGAGGTGGCAGCGCAGGCCATCATCGACAGCGTCAAGGAAGTGAACCCCTTGAAGGTGTTCCGAAAGAAGAAAGGCCTCTTGCTAGACTCCTACAGAACTCTCTTAACCGATGGCAACACTGTTCATCCTCCGCTTGGAGTACACACA GTATTTGTTGCTTCCTCTTTTGGAATTTGCTTGGGTTTTAAGGATGGCATTGAAAAGGCATCTGAATATTTTGCAGG CTATATTCTGGAACAGAGTATTTCCATCGAATCTgtctttgttttaattttcaaatatttcaaaGTTCCTGTGAAATGTCAG AGTCGATTGCTTTCATATGGTATTGCTGGTGCAATCATTTTCCCTGCAATAATAATACTACTTGGGACTGCAACAATTCAGGTAATTAAACTATCAAATTGTCTCCCTACTGCTTCCGTATTCCTTCATCTTAACTTCTTATTCTTAACTGTTCATTGCCAATGCTCAGAGATTTGA